Genomic segment of Candidatus Jordarchaeales archaeon:
GCGTCGTCGCTTGGCCTCCTAGATGGCACCGTGATAATTTTTGAGGACACTACGACGGGGAACTTTGGCGCTGCTCCAGTCTACACCGATAAAAGAATCGACAAGGGGAAAATCTATATAGATTCAACACTTGTTGAGTCGTGCGGCTTAGACGAGGGTTTCCCTGTCAAGATTGAGAAGTATAAGGGGAGGATCCACCCGGTTAGGGAGCTTGTCATAGGAATAGAACCTCTAGGAGACCAGAAGCCGGAAGATGTATTTAAAATGGCACAGGAGAGGCGGAGCGAGCTGAAGAAACTCCTCGACAAGCGTGTGGTCTTTAAGAAGATGAAGATAAGGTGGAAGGAGCTCAACGCGAACATCTCCATAGAAGCAACTAAGCCAGACTTGACCGGTAGGGAGCTCGCCATAGTGAACTGGGCTGAGATGGAGAAAGCCGAAATAATCCCCATAGGGCCCGCCATGCCGTTCAACGCAATACTCCTAATAGACATCTCTGGAAGCATGAGCACCAAGGACATGGAAGTGACGAACATAGCCCCAGCTAGGGAAGGTATAGTTAGCCTCCTAACCTCAGAGGACGTAGCCAGCTTTCTCGCAAAGTTCGAGGAAGGGGAAACTGTGAGGCGCAGGCACGGGGCAGCCTTCGCCGCCCTCCTATACCTGGCAGAGAAGGTCGGCAGAGGTTACGGTGAAAGGGTAGCCATAATAACCTACCACGACGAGGCTGAAATCTTGAAGTTCGACGGTAAAAACTACTTTGATGCTACGACAGGCAACCTCGAAGAGGTCGCAGACCTGATAATAAAGAAGGTCGCGTACACAACTGGAGGATACACAAACTTCTCGGATGCTCTCAGAAAAGCCCTCACCCTCCTGAGAAACGAGTTCAAGGACACCAACACTATGATAGTCTTCCTGAGTGACGGCTTCCCACAAGGAACAGACAACGAGGAATCTGTCAGAAGCATTGTGGAGAAGGAGTTCGCGCGGATGCCCAACGTTGTGATATACACTGTAGGTATAGGTGGAGAGGTAAACGAGGTTCTAATGCAGCACATAGCCTCGGCGACGGGTGGCGTCTACTTCAAGGCATCAGACCTTGGAAAACTGCTGAGCTGGTACAGTGAGCTCGCAAGGACGTTTACGAAGTCAATACACCAGAAAGGGCGCCCGGCGCCCGAAGCACAAGTAGAAGAAGGCAAGGAAGAAGAAAAAGGAGAGGAGAAAAAAGAGAAGAAAAAGAAGAAGTAGTTGCAACCTTCTCCCTGAGAAGGGAAGCTGCCCCCTCTTAAAACCGGTGTGGAGCCGACGCAATGACTAGTAAAGATAAAAAATGTTAAATATAATATTGTTTAGAACTACTGGAGACAGTTCCTTTGGTGGTTGTGATGCAAAGTCTTCAGCGTGAAGAGTTTCCTCAACTCCCATTCCAGACTAGAAGCATATGTCCTGAGTGTAAGAAGGTTATTGAAGCCACAGTCTACGAAGAGAATGGAAAGGTTATGATTACTAAGACGTGTCCTGAGCATGGACAAGTGACTGATGTGTATTGGGGGGACGCCGAGCTCTACAAGAAAGTGGCTAGGTGGAATTACAACAGGGTTAAGATAGAAAACCCGCAGGTTAAATCCTCCCAGGGTTGCCCCTACGACTGCGGGCTTTGCACTAACCACAAGACCTACACGGTTCTAGCCCTTATCGACGTAACAAACAGGTGTAATCTCCGCTGCCCCATATGCTTTGCCAACGCTGCAGTTACCGGTTACGTGTACGAGCCGAGCCAAGAGCAGATACGTTACATGCTGGAGGTCTTCAGGAAGAACTCGCCTGTACCCACCCCAGCAGTACAGTTTGCTGGAGGAGAGCCCACGGTTAGGGAAGACTTACCCGACTTGATAAGGATGGCTAGAGAAGTAGGCTTCACGCACGTCGAGATAGCCAGTAACGGCTTGAAACTCGCCCAGAGTGTCGACTACTGCCGGGAGCTTGTCGAAGCTGGGCTGAGCACGGTCTACCTCCAGTTCGACGGTGTGACTCCCGAGCCATACATAGCTGCGAGGGGGAAGAACCTGCTCCCGGTTAAGCTGAAGGCTATAGAGAACTGCCGAAAGGCGGGGCTTCACTCCATAGTCCTGGTTCCGACTGTTGTCCGAGGAGTGAACGACGGTCAGATAGGAGACATAATAAGGTTCGCCGTCGACAACCATGACGTCGTCAGGGGGATAATATTCCAACCTGTGAGCATCACAGGGCGGATAGATGAGTCGAAGAGAATGGAGATGAGGATCACTATACCGGAGGTTTTGAAGGCGTGTGAGGAGCAGACCGGAGGACGCATAAAGGTCTCCGACTTCTACCCCTGTACGACGCCGACACCCTTGTCTAGGGCGTTGTCCGCCTACTTCGGCAGACCGGTCGTCGAATTCGGAAACCACATTCACTGCGGAATGGCGACGTTCATCAGGGTTGAAGGCGACGGAGAATATTACCCGATAACGCACTACGCTGACGTAGAAAAAATAATGGCGACGTTCGAGAAGTGCGCTGAGGACTTCAGAGGAAACGCTCTGTCGAGGACTAAAGGGAGGATTAGGCTGCTCTTGGGCATGCTTCGCCACTTCAAGAAGAGAGGTCTGCTCTTCAACCTGTTCAGGAAAGTTCTGGTTTCAGGGGATTACAGTTCCCTCGGCGACTTCATGAGGAGCGTAATCCTCATAGGGTCAATGCACTTCCAGGACCCATACAACTTCGACCTGGCAAGAGTTGAGAGGTGTGTGATAAACTACGGGACACCTGACGGGCGCATAATCCCCTTCTGCACGTACAACAGCTTACACCGGCCGGCAGTGGAGAAACGGTTCAGCATACCGGTGAGTGAGTGGCGCAAGAGAAGGGGCGGCGTCGCAGATGAAACAATAGATTAGCCGCCCAACTTTCTTTTCCAAAATTTTCCCTAAGCAACCCTTTCCCCGTGTTCGAAGACAAGTTTTAAACGGTGTTTCCCTCCAAGTTTCCCCAGAACATTTTAAGTTTTGTGGTTGGCTGTTTTAAAGGCGTGACCTATAGCTCCTTTTTGTAGAGCGGTGGTAGCCGGTGGAGCAAGGTAGGAGTAGGATTTTCAGGGTGGAGGACTCCCCGCTAGTCGGGTGCATAGCCTTCGGACTAATAGACAGGGGGACCAATCTAATCCAGGTGAGGCCGACATCTATATGCCCCCTCTCGTGCGTCTTCTGCTCGACGGACTCTGGCCCTAAATCGAGGAGCAGGCTTACAGAGTACGTGGTTTCCTTGGACTGCATAGTTGAAGAGTTTAAGAAGCTGGCTTCAATAAAGGGGGATGGAGTTGAAGCGCATATAGACACGGTGGGCGACCCGCTGACATACCCGTGGCTCGTTGAGTTGGTCTCAGAGCTGAGGGGGGTGAGAGGCGTCAGCGTTGTCTCGATGC
This window contains:
- a CDS encoding VWA domain-containing protein, producing MEFVIVKAGEREGAAFLNPEDASSLGLLDGTVIIFEDTTTGNFGAAPVYTDKRIDKGKIYIDSTLVESCGLDEGFPVKIEKYKGRIHPVRELVIGIEPLGDQKPEDVFKMAQERRSELKKLLDKRVVFKKMKIRWKELNANISIEATKPDLTGRELAIVNWAEMEKAEIIPIGPAMPFNAILLIDISGSMSTKDMEVTNIAPAREGIVSLLTSEDVASFLAKFEEGETVRRRHGAAFAALLYLAEKVGRGYGERVAIITYHDEAEILKFDGKNYFDATTGNLEEVADLIIKKVAYTTGGYTNFSDALRKALTLLRNEFKDTNTMIVFLSDGFPQGTDNEESVRSIVEKEFARMPNVVIYTVGIGGEVNEVLMQHIASATGGVYFKASDLGKLLSWYSELARTFTKSIHQKGRPAPEAQVEEGKEEEKGEEKKEKKKKK
- a CDS encoding radical SAM protein encodes the protein MVVMQSLQREEFPQLPFQTRSICPECKKVIEATVYEENGKVMITKTCPEHGQVTDVYWGDAELYKKVARWNYNRVKIENPQVKSSQGCPYDCGLCTNHKTYTVLALIDVTNRCNLRCPICFANAAVTGYVYEPSQEQIRYMLEVFRKNSPVPTPAVQFAGGEPTVREDLPDLIRMAREVGFTHVEIASNGLKLAQSVDYCRELVEAGLSTVYLQFDGVTPEPYIAARGKNLLPVKLKAIENCRKAGLHSIVLVPTVVRGVNDGQIGDIIRFAVDNHDVVRGIIFQPVSITGRIDESKRMEMRITIPEVLKACEEQTGGRIKVSDFYPCTTPTPLSRALSAYFGRPVVEFGNHIHCGMATFIRVEGDGEYYPITHYADVEKIMATFEKCAEDFRGNALSRTKGRIRLLLGMLRHFKKRGLLFNLFRKVLVSGDYSSLGDFMRSVILIGSMHFQDPYNFDLARVERCVINYGTPDGRIIPFCTYNSLHRPAVEKRFSIPVSEWRKRRGGVADETID